One Tamandua tetradactyla isolate mTamTet1 chromosome 20, mTamTet1.pri, whole genome shotgun sequence DNA segment encodes these proteins:
- the LOC143664807 gene encoding olfactory receptor 2T2-like translates to MRKERLWRWTNQTTGTDFVLLGLFHHIQAPGLLFSLVFSMFLVALTGNIMMLILIWLDSRLHTPMYFLLSQLSIMDLLYSSNIVPKVATDFLSGKNTISFVNCGIQLFLFTTLVGAECLLLAVMAYDRYVAICHPLRYSVLMRPTVCAFMVAGSWLGALLNALVHVIYTLRLPYCASREIHHFFCEIPALLKLVCADTSLYANGLYFSGIIFLLTPIAAIMASYGQIISTVLKLGSDLGMRKAVATCSSHMIVVSLFYGTAIIMYIVPEAYHTALQDEVIAVIYTIVTPMLNPLIYSLRNKDVAAALRRVLRR, encoded by the coding sequence ATGAGGAAGGAGAGATTGTGGCGGTGGACTAACCAGACAACTGGAACTGACTTTGTCCTCCTTGGACTTTTTCACCATATTCAGGCCCCCGGCCTTCTGTTCTCTCTTGTCTTCTCTATGTTTCTTGTAGCACTTACTGGCAATATTATGATGCTTATTCTCATTTGGTTGGACTCTCGACTGCACACGCCTATGTACTTTCTGCTCAGTCAACTTTCCATCATGGACCTCTTGTACAGCTCCAATATCGTCCCCAAGGTAGCCACTGATTTCCTGTCTGGGAAGAACACCATTTCCTTTGTGAACTGTGGGATTCAGCTATTTCTCTTCACGACCCTTGTTGGAGCAGAGTGCCTTCTGCTGGCAGTCATGgcttatgaccgctatgtggccatatGCCACCCTCTCCGGTACTCGGTCCTCATGCGCCCTACCGTGTGTGCCTTCATGGTGGCTGGCAGCTGGCTGGGTGCTCTGCTCAATGCCTTGGTCCACGTCATATATACTCTCCGTCTCCCTTACTGTGCTTCCCGTGAAATCCACCATTTCTTCTGTGAGATCCCAGCGCTCCTGAAACTGGTTTGTGCCGATACATCTCTTTATGCCAATGGACTTTATTTTAGTGGCATTATCTTCCTCCTCACTCCAATAGCTGCAATTATGGCCTCATATGGTCAGATCATCTCTACTGTTTTGAAATTGGGATCCGATTTAGGGATGAGAAAGGCTGTGGCAACATGCTCTTCCCATATGATCGTGGTGTCTCTCTTCTATGGAACAGCCATCATCATGTACATTGTCCCTGAAGCCTACCATACCGCGCTGCAGGACGAAGTCATCGCTGTCATCTACACTATCGTCACTCCTATGCTCAACCCCCTCATCTACAGTCTTCGAAACAAAGACGTGGCTGCAGCCCTCAGGAGAGTGCTGAGAAGGTGA